One region of Candidatus Poribacteria bacterium genomic DNA includes:
- a CDS encoding DUF4091 domain-containing protein, with product MMETIRLLWMIIAFCTPLLSYDGGGYWHRCLTVEVVNPSDHPLEGEFAEVIVGTDIPLTGEEIKAIRICDEDGRELLYDIRSAEGEPRRKGRLQNGDRLIFPVWVPAGGEARYLIYAHNPRAWPVPDFIKSGLINGGFEVGRDDPSEWIRVGEDESHRLYWTDETAHSGKRCVKCVVNPGAQPTWVKFYQRDIPLRPGARYRFKGWVKAKDVRGKAGWYIHVFGDREWLINRVFSAGEGNYGWRPIEWQFTAPEGARIAHVGTVLYGTGAAWFDDADLEPVDRSPLKARFVGEKSIELRSIKGERKWAQGRWRWRVPIIVRNFEDKPLGNALFVADLRKVIWRFSRLKDKLGMFLIDTANHEICPYMRLGDMLIFRANLAPKSEKRIDLYISESEESFSRMSYKELISSPANLVRNPSFEKGEGLPEMWRGDPGGRRVSGGRIGNYAAMIEIPEGAKGGWLGWRQEIPARPNTLYFYAGFVKVEEGSSPVRLHGHWHDKDHKWTKDSPTFSTDPQVSPGEGWRFTSALIHSPPETAFVELHLTSNAPGRILHDGIFFGEIKRAITGDLESRSEMKVGSDLMAWPVNPLIKIFPDTPPEPAPERIDVWAARNEYETIQIGLRSKKALDGVEVKVSEVKNKEGGKLPDPEPWLVGYVKVDRPSAYYSTDLPPQFRFIPKGEGGSDGWTGEWPDPLMPMKSFRLSPNRTVPVVIVIHVPEGAKPGDYRGKVRIEAKAVDPIEIPIVVHVWRFALPCQNSLKVIFDLRNGPGWNVMPDAESLRRWYRFLAEYRISPGWIRPEPVFRYEGGHVLIETERFDEMARLCLDELKMNVFYLPFFYAFGWAYKPKPLFGLEPFSDGYEKAFGEAYKGFADHLKDHGWFSKAIYYISDEPHYRHDYVIDQMKRLCDMAHRFEPDLPIYSSTWAFVPQWEGYLDIWGIGPHGSCPVDRMRYLRKKGFKMWFTTDGHMCIDTPYLAIERLLPWLCFKYDVSGYEFWGVSWWTYDPWDRGWHRYIRQSAEGKKWRWVRYPNGDGYLAYPGRRVGLKGPVPSIRILAVRDGVEDYELFNALSRYAEAGNEEARRALDRIRSLVQIPNRGGRYSTHLMPDPDAVQTARIKAGEILSRLTGGGR from the coding sequence ATGATGGAAACCATACGCTTGCTCTGGATGATCATCGCGTTCTGCACCCCTTTGCTCTCCTACGACGGCGGGGGATACTGGCATAGATGCCTGACGGTCGAGGTGGTAAATCCCAGCGATCACCCCCTGGAGGGGGAATTCGCTGAGGTGATCGTCGGAACCGATATCCCCTTAACCGGCGAGGAGATCAAGGCGATCCGAATCTGCGACGAGGATGGAAGGGAGCTTCTCTACGATATCAGATCGGCCGAGGGTGAGCCCAGGAGAAAGGGGAGGCTTCAAAACGGCGACAGGCTGATCTTCCCCGTGTGGGTCCCGGCCGGCGGTGAAGCTCGATATCTCATATATGCCCATAATCCGAGGGCCTGGCCTGTGCCCGATTTCATCAAATCGGGGCTTATTAACGGGGGTTTTGAGGTGGGCCGTGACGATCCATCCGAGTGGATCAGGGTCGGCGAGGATGAATCGCATCGCCTCTATTGGACCGATGAGACAGCTCACTCCGGGAAACGATGCGTCAAGTGCGTCGTCAACCCCGGAGCCCAACCGACCTGGGTGAAGTTCTATCAACGCGATATACCCCTTCGGCCGGGAGCCAGATACAGGTTCAAAGGATGGGTCAAGGCGAAGGACGTGAGAGGAAAGGCCGGATGGTACATACATGTCTTCGGCGATCGGGAATGGCTGATCAACAGGGTCTTCAGCGCCGGGGAGGGAAACTACGGGTGGAGGCCGATAGAATGGCAGTTCACGGCGCCCGAAGGCGCTCGAATCGCCCACGTAGGAACCGTGCTCTATGGGACGGGAGCAGCGTGGTTCGACGATGCCGATCTCGAACCGGTGGATCGATCGCCGTTGAAAGCCCGATTCGTGGGGGAGAAATCTATCGAGCTGAGATCCATCAAAGGCGAGAGAAAATGGGCTCAAGGAAGGTGGAGGTGGCGCGTCCCGATTATAGTGCGCAACTTCGAGGATAAACCTCTCGGCAACGCTCTCTTCGTCGCTGATCTCCGCAAGGTGATATGGCGTTTTTCACGTCTCAAGGACAAATTGGGCATGTTCCTGATCGACACGGCAAATCACGAGATCTGTCCGTACATGAGGCTCGGGGACATGCTGATCTTCAGGGCAAACCTTGCGCCCAAAAGCGAGAAACGGATCGATCTCTACATTTCAGAGTCGGAGGAGAGCTTCAGCAGGATGAGCTATAAGGAGCTGATCTCAAGCCCGGCCAACCTGGTGAGAAACCCCAGCTTCGAGAAAGGCGAGGGGCTCCCCGAAATGTGGAGGGGTGATCCGGGCGGAAGGCGGGTTTCAGGAGGCAGGATAGGGAATTACGCCGCTATGATCGAAATACCGGAAGGGGCTAAAGGCGGATGGCTCGGATGGCGTCAGGAGATACCGGCCAGACCCAACACCCTTTATTTCTATGCCGGTTTTGTGAAGGTCGAGGAGGGTTCCTCGCCCGTTCGGCTTCACGGACACTGGCACGACAAGGATCACAAATGGACGAAGGATTCCCCCACCTTCAGCACCGATCCACAGGTATCCCCCGGCGAAGGATGGAGATTCACCTCTGCCCTGATCCACAGTCCTCCTGAGACGGCCTTTGTCGAACTACATCTCACCTCTAACGCGCCGGGAAGGATACTGCATGACGGGATCTTCTTCGGCGAAATCAAACGGGCGATCACGGGCGATCTGGAGTCGAGATCTGAGATGAAAGTCGGTTCGGATCTGATGGCATGGCCGGTGAATCCTCTGATCAAGATCTTCCCCGATACCCCGCCCGAGCCCGCTCCGGAGAGGATAGATGTATGGGCCGCGAGGAACGAGTACGAGACGATCCAGATCGGCCTCAGATCGAAAAAAGCGCTTGATGGGGTGGAGGTTAAGGTAAGCGAGGTGAAAAACAAAGAGGGAGGTAAACTTCCCGATCCAGAGCCTTGGCTCGTGGGTTACGTGAAGGTGGATCGCCCGAGCGCCTACTACTCCACCGATCTTCCCCCGCAGTTCAGGTTCATCCCCAAAGGTGAGGGCGGAAGCGACGGCTGGACGGGTGAATGGCCCGATCCCCTGATGCCGATGAAATCCTTTAGGCTTTCGCCGAATAGGACCGTGCCCGTTGTGATCGTAATCCATGTGCCGGAAGGGGCCAAACCGGGCGATTACAGGGGAAAGGTGAGGATAGAGGCCAAAGCCGTTGATCCGATCGAGATCCCCATCGTCGTGCATGTCTGGCGTTTCGCCCTGCCCTGCCAAAACAGCCTGAAGGTGATATTCGACCTCAGGAACGGGCCGGGATGGAACGTGATGCCGGATGCGGAATCGCTCAGGAGATGGTATCGCTTCCTAGCCGAATACCGCATCTCACCCGGATGGATCAGACCGGAACCGGTCTTCAGATATGAGGGAGGACATGTGTTGATCGAGACCGAGAGATTCGACGAGATGGCTCGTCTCTGTCTCGATGAGCTCAAGATGAACGTCTTCTATCTGCCCTTCTTTTATGCCTTCGGCTGGGCCTATAAGCCTAAACCTCTGTTCGGCCTGGAGCCGTTCAGCGATGGATATGAAAAAGCCTTCGGGGAAGCCTACAAAGGATTCGCCGATCACCTCAAGGATCACGGGTGGTTTTCAAAGGCGATCTATTATATCTCCGACGAGCCGCACTACAGACACGATTATGTGATCGATCAGATGAAGAGGCTCTGTGATATGGCACACAGATTCGAGCCGGATCTCCCCATCTACTCGAGCACCTGGGCCTTCGTGCCCCAATGGGAGGGTTATCTGGACATATGGGGCATCGGCCCGCACGGGTCATGTCCGGTGGATCGGATGCGGTATCTCAGGAAGAAAGGCTTCAAGATGTGGTTCACCACCGACGGACATATGTGCATCGATACCCCATATCTGGCCATAGAGAGGCTTCTGCCGTGGCTCTGTTTCAAGTACGACGTCTCAGGATATGAGTTCTGGGGCGTTTCATGGTGGACGTATGACCCCTGGGATAGGGGATGGCACAGATATATCCGCCAAAGCGCTGAGGGGAAGAAGTGGAGATGGGTTAGGTATCCCAACGGCGACGGGTATCTGGCATATCCGGGGAGGAGGGTGGGACTGAAAGGGCCCGTGCCTAGCATTCGCATCCTCGCCGTTCGGGACGGTGTGGAGGACTATGAGCTCTTCAACGCCCTGAGCCGTTACGCCGAGGCTGGCAACGAGGAGGCGAGGAGGGCGCTGGATCGGATTCGGTCCCTGGTTCAAATCCCGAACAGGGGTGGGCGCTACTCCACCCATCTCATGCCCGATCCCGACGCCGTGCAGACCGCCCGGATAAAGGCGGGAGAGATTCTTTCGAGGTTAACCGGAGGTGGAAGATGA
- a CDS encoding acetylxylan esterase has protein sequence MITFSSHVDGYYDVADQMVHYLRVQAERAFTLQLEEKERISSVEEFERRRERVRRNFLEAIGGLPEEKTPLNPICTGTIDRGDFVIEKIIYESFPNFYVTSALYIPKGLKSPAPAVVFVHGHSDLGKGYPVYQAVCVDLVKNGFVAFAIDPPGQGEMKQYYDPQTGEVRIKHCTDEHTYAGLQYVVSGANLARVFIWDVIRGVDYLETREEVDLNRIGLTGNSGGGTQSSYLMLIEPRFKAAVPCTFIMTLESYMKTGQSQDSEQIIRGCFVDGPDHDDYVTGMAPKPVLIGAAAYDYFPIEGTLETLRRAKRIYALYGAEDKVDIAIAPTRHAYSPYLRQAAVNWFKKHLKGEEPNFKTGEPETLPPEELWCTPKGFVLDMFPNARTVFDLNREWVERNCPPQPIRDVDELRDAVVEVLGIDLSLRNEPIHPRIIWDGETEGFKAEKIFFFSEPDIVVTGVMIHPNIHPVRTDIVVFENGTLEIPHRKEMLEDMLQEGRRLFVFDVRGVGAVQVRPVNRDGKPHATEYKLGCDAMMLKRSTLGMRVFDVLRAYDYLAGRDDVEEIGIVGVDAGAVWAYYAAALEDGICRAELHNMLRSYRDLVNTKDYNRDLYNLKVMAWGILRRFDLPDLKICFKGRKCILIDPRDARGEVITESQP, from the coding sequence ATGATCACCTTTTCATCCCACGTGGACGGCTACTACGATGTGGCCGACCAGATGGTGCATTATCTCAGGGTTCAAGCTGAGAGGGCCTTTACCCTTCAGCTTGAGGAGAAGGAGAGGATAAGCTCAGTCGAGGAGTTTGAGAGGAGACGTGAACGCGTGCGGCGTAACTTTCTAGAGGCGATAGGGGGGCTGCCGGAGGAAAAGACGCCGCTCAACCCCATATGCACCGGAACGATAGACAGGGGGGATTTCGTCATCGAGAAGATCATCTACGAGAGTTTCCCGAATTTCTATGTCACCTCCGCCCTCTACATCCCTAAGGGACTCAAATCCCCCGCTCCGGCCGTGGTCTTCGTCCACGGCCACAGCGACTTAGGCAAGGGCTATCCGGTCTATCAAGCGGTATGCGTCGATCTGGTGAAAAACGGTTTCGTCGCCTTCGCTATCGATCCCCCCGGACAGGGGGAGATGAAACAGTATTACGATCCTCAGACCGGGGAGGTCAGGATCAAGCACTGCACGGATGAACATACATATGCCGGGCTACAATATGTCGTGAGCGGGGCCAATCTGGCGAGGGTCTTCATATGGGATGTGATCAGGGGGGTGGATTATCTGGAGACGAGGGAGGAGGTCGACCTGAACAGGATCGGCCTGACGGGTAACTCCGGCGGCGGAACGCAGTCGAGCTACCTGATGCTGATCGAGCCTCGCTTTAAAGCGGCCGTGCCGTGCACCTTCATCATGACCCTCGAATCGTACATGAAGACGGGGCAGTCGCAGGATAGCGAGCAGATAATCAGGGGATGTTTCGTGGACGGCCCCGATCATGACGATTATGTCACCGGCATGGCGCCCAAGCCCGTTCTGATCGGCGCGGCGGCCTACGATTACTTCCCCATAGAGGGCACCCTTGAAACCCTCAGGCGGGCGAAAAGGATCTATGCGCTCTACGGCGCCGAGGACAAGGTCGATATCGCCATAGCTCCCACCAGACACGCATACTCACCCTACCTGCGCCAGGCCGCCGTCAATTGGTTCAAAAAACACCTGAAGGGCGAGGAACCGAACTTCAAGACGGGTGAGCCGGAAACTTTACCGCCTGAAGAGCTTTGGTGCACGCCCAAAGGCTTCGTGCTCGACATGTTCCCAAACGCCAGGACCGTCTTCGATCTGAACAGGGAGTGGGTTGAGCGGAACTGTCCGCCCCAGCCCATACGCGACGTCGACGAATTGAGAGATGCCGTCGTTGAGGTTTTAGGGATAGACCTCTCGCTGCGAAACGAGCCGATCCATCCGAGGATCATCTGGGACGGTGAGACGGAGGGGTTCAAGGCGGAGAAGATCTTCTTCTTCAGCGAGCCCGATATCGTCGTGACCGGCGTCATGATCCATCCCAACATCCATCCGGTCCGCACGGATATAGTCGTTTTCGAGAACGGCACCTTGGAGATACCTCATAGGAAGGAGATGCTTGAGGATATGCTCCAGGAGGGCAGGAGGCTTTTCGTCTTCGACGTCCGAGGCGTGGGAGCGGTGCAGGTGAGGCCGGTCAACAGGGACGGCAAACCTCACGCCACCGAGTATAAGCTCGGATGCGATGCCATGATGCTGAAGAGATCCACCCTCGGAATGAGGGTCTTCGACGTGCTGAGGGCCTACGATTATCTTGCGGGCCGAGACGACGTTGAGGAGATAGGGATCGTCGGGGTGGACGCCGGCGCCGTATGGGCCTATTACGCCGCGGCGCTTGAGGATGGTATATGCCGTGCTGAGCTTCATAACATGCTCCGCTCATATCGTGACCTGGTCAACACTAAAGATTATAATCGGGACCTCTATAACCTCAAGGTGATGGCCTGGGGGATACTGAGGAGGTTCGACCTGCCTGATCTGAAGATCTGCTTTAAGGGGAGAAAATGTATCTTGATCGATCCGCGGGACGCCCGCGGAGAGGTGATAACCGAATCACAGCCTTGA
- the rbsK gene encoding ribokinase — MRPKVTVVGSSNTDLIVKVERLPKPGETILGGEFMTAPGGKGANQAVAAARLGGKVAFIAKVGADSFGDQMMENLKGEGIITDYILRDPSSSSGVALIFVGPGGQNMIAAAPGANFKLSAQEVRAAESAIISADVLLTQFEVPMDAVEEAVSIAASNGVPVVLNPAPAAEVKDDLLRMVDFLTPNETEAETISGIEVRDLDSAQEAAKALIRRGAKNVIVTLGEEGALYVSEGRSLHIRAPKVQAVDATAAGDVFNGAFAWAIASGMSPIDAVAFASGAAAISVTRMGAQPSIPTLDEVQRTLT, encoded by the coding sequence ATGAGACCAAAGGTTACCGTGGTGGGGAGTTCAAACACCGATCTGATCGTTAAGGTCGAGAGGCTGCCCAAGCCCGGAGAGACCATCCTCGGCGGCGAGTTCATGACGGCGCCCGGCGGGAAAGGGGCGAATCAGGCCGTCGCCGCTGCAAGGCTCGGCGGCAAGGTCGCTTTCATCGCCAAAGTGGGCGCGGACTCTTTCGGCGACCAGATGATGGAGAACCTGAAGGGGGAGGGGATAATCACGGATTACATCCTCCGTGACCCCTCCTCTTCCTCCGGCGTCGCCCTGATATTCGTCGGCCCCGGCGGACAGAACATGATAGCCGCCGCCCCTGGGGCGAACTTCAAGCTCTCAGCCCAGGAGGTTCGAGCGGCTGAATCGGCCATTATCTCCGCCGACGTCCTACTCACCCAGTTTGAGGTGCCGATGGATGCCGTTGAAGAGGCGGTCTCGATCGCCGCCTCAAACGGCGTGCCGGTTGTCCTCAACCCCGCTCCCGCCGCCGAAGTGAAGGATGATCTGCTGAGGATGGTGGATTTCCTCACGCCGAACGAGACCGAGGCGGAGACGATCTCAGGGATCGAGGTCAGAGATCTGGATTCAGCTCAGGAGGCGGCTAAGGCGCTTATCAGAAGAGGGGCCAAAAACGTGATCGTAACCCTCGGCGAGGAGGGGGCGCTCTACGTGTCGGAGGGGCGATCGTTACACATCAGGGCACCCAAGGTTCAGGCCGTGGATGCCACCGCCGCCGGAGATGTCTTCAACGGCGCCTTCGCATGGGCCATCGCCTCGGGGATGTCCCCGATCGATGCCGTTGCCTTCGCTAGCGGAGCCGCGGCGATATCCGTCACGCGCATGGGCGCACAACCCTCCATTCCAACCCTCGATGAGGTTCAAAGGACGTTGACATAA